From the genome of Gemmatimonadota bacterium:
GGCTGCTCGGGCTCCGCCTGGTGAAGACGACGGTAAACTTCGACAATCCCGCCGTTTATCATCTCTATTACGGAGACGAGCGCGGGACTCCTTCGACCCTCATGACCACCTTCCCGTACGAGGGATGGGGTGTCCCCATCGGGGTCCGGGGAGCGGGGCAGATTCATGTGACTTCTTTTTCGGTCCTCCCCGGAACTCTCGATTTCTGGCGGCAGCGATTTTTCGCGGGCGAGGCCGCGTTCGTTGCGGAAGACGAGCGCTTCGGATCCCGGGCCCTGACCGTCGCGGACCCCTCGGGCCTCAACATCGAATTGATCGAGGCGCCCGAGGACACCCGCACTCCCTGGACGGGCGGAGAGGTGGAGGCGGCCGCCGCGATTCGCGGGGTCCAGGGGGTGACTCTTCTCCACCGCGATTCCCGGCCCACGCTCCGCTTCGTCACGGATGTCCTCGGATTTCAGGTCGCCGCCGAAGAGGGTGCGCGCACGAAAGTCTCGATCGGTGAAGGGGGGCCGGGCGCGACGCTCGAGCTCCTTCGCGATGCCTCCGCCCCCGTCGCGCAGAACGGCCTCGGGACCGTGCACCACGTAGCGTTCGCGGTGGCGGATGGGGCCGAGCAGCTCCGGATTCGCGAGCTTCTGGTGCGCGCGGGTGTCCAGGTGACGGAAGTGCGGGACCGGCAGTATTTCCAGTCCATTTATTTCCGTGAACCGGGCGGGGTCCTCTTCGAGATCGCGACCGCGGGACCGGGTTTCCTGATCGACGAAGACTCGTCGAGCCTGGGCGGAGCGCTCAAGCTCCCCCCCTGGGAGGAGGAGCGCCGGGAAACCATCGAAGGCCGACTTCCGCCGCTCTCCAGGGAATAACACAAGGAACTACGGAGCCGCCGCCGGGTTCCCCGAGAACCCCCTTCGATCACCCCCTGCATTCGCTCCCATGCGCTCCACTGGGATCCATCCCGCCATCGAGGCGACGCGCGAAACCGGCGCCTTCGGCCCGCGCCTCGAAGAGCGTTTCCTGGGAATTCGCGCATTCTCCGAGAAGCTGACGGAGGGGCTGCTCCCCGAGGACTTCGTCGTTCAGTCCATGACCGACGTGAGCCCCCTCAAGTGGCACCTGGCTCACACGACCTGGTTCTTCGAGTACTTCGTCCTCCTTCAGCACGCGGCGGGATACCGCCCCCTGGATCCGCGTTATCACCACCTCTTTAACTCGTATTACGTCCAGGCGGGAGAGCGTCATTGCCGGGCCCAGCGTGGCTACCTCTCTCGCCCCACGGTGCGAGAGGTGTTGGATTACCGGGCCCATGTGGACGACGCCATGACGCAGTTTCTCATGGCCGGCGAGCCTCCCCGCGTCCTCGCGGAGCTCGTCGAGCTCGGACTCCATCACGAACAGCAGCACCA
Proteins encoded in this window:
- a CDS encoding ring-cleaving dioxygenase gives rise to the protein MTPRISSLHHVTATVSGAQPDLDFYAGLLGLRLVKTTVNFDNPAVYHLYYGDERGTPSTLMTTFPYEGWGVPIGVRGAGQIHVTSFSVLPGTLDFWRQRFFAGEAAFVAEDERFGSRALTVADPSGLNIELIEAPEDTRTPWTGGEVEAAAAIRGVQGVTLLHRDSRPTLRFVTDVLGFQVAAEEGARTKVSIGEGGPGATLELLRDASAPVAQNGLGTVHHVAFAVADGAEQLRIRELLVRAGVQVTEVRDRQYFQSIYFREPGGVLFEIATAGPGFLIDEDSSSLGGALKLPPWEEERRETIEGRLPPLSRE